A genomic window from Cherax quadricarinatus isolate ZL_2023a unplaced genomic scaffold, ASM3850222v1 Contig32, whole genome shotgun sequence includes:
- the LOC128693563 gene encoding tubulin-specific chaperone C-like, which produces MDPSQASTYSIILERMKQRTDELAQRAEERRSEKESNAAVAENADYFLETFQRMKNDLKRKIEEARSVNKENMLLYFDDLVKDFQQMQQFLNESSMFLASFQIKKALNDMKELNDQIQCVIEELQPKKKFGFGKKKLAEKSEKAKDIKADTIDSSISKHSTLDILLQKQFFGFKDQRDQTLIMSATELENRQLNLQNLEDCKVIALGNPSTLQVASLRNCTVVVGPTSRSAFIKDCINCKFVIASQQVRIHGTQDTQFYLHVTAAAIIENCQNVKFAPYNLNYSELNDHYCQSGLDLSTNQWNKIDDFDWLNENEKSPNWSEIPESERIDNWLE; this is translated from the coding sequence ATGGATCCGTCGCAAGCTTCCACCTATTCTATCATCTTGGAACGTATGAAGCAGAGAACAGATGAACTAGCACAAAGAGCAGAGGAAAGACGTTCTGAGAAAGAGAGTAATGCAGCTGTAGCTGAAAATGCTGATTATTTCCTTGAAACTTTTCAACGTATGAAGAATGACTTAAAAAGAAAGATTGAAGAAGCAAGAAGTGTaaacaaagaaaatatgttgttATACTTTGATGATTTGGTAAAGGATTTTCAACAAATGCAGCAATTCTTAAATGAATCCTCCATGTTTTTAGCTTCTTTCCAAATTAAGAAAGCCTTAAATGACATGAAAGAGTTAAATGATCAAATTCAGTGCGTAATCGAGGAGCTTCAGCCGAAGAAAAAGTTTGGCTTTGGGAAGAAAAAGTTGGCAGAAAAAAGTGAAAAGGCTAAAGATATTAAAGCAGACACCATTGACAGCAGCATTTCAAAGCATAGCACCTTAGACATATTACTCCAAAAGCAATTTTTTGGTTTTAAAGACCAGAGAGATCAGACACTGATAATGTCAGCTACTGAACTGGAAAACCGACAGTTAAACCTGCAAAACTTGGAAGATTGTAAGGTTATTGCTCTTGGAAATCCAAGCACATTACAAGTGGCCTCGCTTAGAAATTGCACAGTGGTAGTTGGTCCAACTTCAAGATCAGCATTCATTAAAGACTGTATTAATTGTAAATTTGTGATTGCTAGTCAGCAAGTACGCATTCATGGCACACAAGATACACAGTTCTATTtacatgttacagcagcagctatAATAGAAAATTGCCAGAATGTTAAATTTGCACCTTACAACCTTAACTACTCAGAATTAAATGACCATTATTGCCAAAGTGGTTTAGATTTAAGTACTAACCAGTGGAACAAAATTGATGACTTTGATTGGTTGAACGAGAATGAAAAGTCCCCTAATTGGTCCGAAATTCCTGAGAGCGAAAGAATTGACAACTGGTTAGAGTAA